Proteins from a single region of Carassius gibelio isolate Cgi1373 ecotype wild population from Czech Republic chromosome A5, carGib1.2-hapl.c, whole genome shotgun sequence:
- the LOC128011929 gene encoding non-POU domain-containing octamer-binding protein-like isoform X1, which produces MQGNRGPRSEQQNHGPLRQQPNPQQEPQRKPSGADSNGQHTDAGEQSSPNAAFTIDMQNFRKPGEKTYTQRSRLFVGNLPTGTTEEDVEKLFSKYGKPSEIFINKERGFGFIRLETKTLADIAKAELDDTVFRGRQIRVRFATHGAALTVKNLPQFVSNELLEEAFSMFGPIERAIVIVDDRGRPTGKGIVEFANKPSARKALDRCGDGAFLLSAFPRPVTVEPMDQLDEDEGLPERLINKNPLYHKEREQPPRFAQPGSFEYEYAMRWKALMEMEKQQFEQVDRNIKEAQEKLEAEMEAARHEHQVMLMRQDLLRRQEELRRMEEAHNQEVQKRKQMELRQEEERRRREEELRAHSEDLMRRQQGQGGNFSEKRDPDMRMHMGGQGMAMNRNPMGGNTATAGAASLASSEQGSAGNPGGLPLPFPRPGPPVDFGPNKRRRF; this is translated from the exons ATGCAAGGAAACAGAGGACCCCGTTCAGAGCAGCAGAATCACGGGCCGCTCCGACAGCAGCCCAACCCCCAGCAGGAACCACAGAGGAAGCCTTCAGGAGCTGACAGCAATGGACAACACACTGATGCTGGAGAGCAGAGTAGCCCAA ATGCTGCTTTCACTATAGACATGCAGAACTTCAGGAAGCCAGGTGAGAAGACCTACACGCAGAGGAGCAGGCTGTTTGTGGGGAACCTGCCCACAGGAACCACAGAGGAGGATGTGGAAAAGCTCTTCTCCAAGTATGGGAAACCTTCTGAGATTTTCATCAACAAGGAAAGAGGCTTTGGCTTCATTAGGCTG GAAACAAAGACTCTTGCGGACATAGCAAAAGCAGAACTGGATGACACTGTGTTCCGAGGTCGCCAGATCCGTGTGCGTTTTGCGACTCATGGCGCTGCACTGACTGTCAAGAACCTGCCTCAGTTTGTGTCCAATGAGCTCCTGGAGGAGGCCTTCTCCATGTTTGGTCCGATCGAACGGGCCATTGTCATCGTCGATGATCGTGGCAGGCCAACTGGGAAGGGCATTGTGGAGTTTGCCAACAAACCGTCTGCCAGGAAAGCTCTGGACCGTTGCGGAGACGGAGCCTTTCTCCTCTCAGC TTTCCCCAGGCCTGTCACGGTGGAGCCAATGGATCAGCTTGATGAGGATGAGGGACTTCCTGAGAGACTTATTAACAAAAATCCACTATATCACAA AGAGCGTGAGCAGCCACCCCGGTTCGCTCAGCCAGGCTCCTTTGAATACGAGTATGCTATGCGCTGGAAGGCCTTAATGGAAATGGAAAAGCAGCAATTCGAGCAGGTTGATAGAAACATCAAAGAGGCCCAAGAGAAGCTGGAGGCCGAAATGGAAGCAGCACGACATGAGCACCAAGTCATGCTGATGAGACAAG ATCTCCTGCGCAGACAGGAAGAGTTGAGGAGAATGGAGGAGGCTCATAACCAGGAAGTCCAGAAACGGAAACAGATGGAGCTGCGTCAGGAGGAGGAGCGacggaggagagaggaggagctCCGTGCCCATTCTGAGGACTTGATGAGGAGACAGCAGGGGCAGGGAGGCAACTTCTCTGAGAAA aggGATCCAGACATGAGGATGCATATGGGAG GTCAGGGAATGGCCATGAACAGGAACCCAATGGGTGGAAATACCGCAACAGCAGGAGCTGCCAGCTTGGCTTCAAGTGAG CAGGGGTCTGCTGGTAATCCAGGTGGTCTCCCTCTTCCCTTCCCTCGTCCTGGACCTCCAGTTGACTTTGGCCCCAACAAACGCCGCAGATTCTGA
- the tnfsf10l4 gene encoding tumor necrosis factor (ligand) superfamily, member 10 like 4, translated as MTGKTTFSLSCEHSGKHCRNMTSNLPISPNYSQLDENISENKTAKGQYIFLLILTLILSTETFITAFLLYDFSEDIQRTRETGKDGGYPIHCLSTDLTQPTNQAGFASCDLFNQELKQTAQQRLLMDIQNYVLETLGEHNVTEIFKPAVHVGAKQELKQYQRLQKDDGVRALDRIQWDNMNGQFSQEGLMRLSSDGEIAVPHDGIYFVFSQVNFETQLGKIMHFTQYLYKTTASYPLPVMLAKSVVTPCVSINSNAQLYSSHQGALFRLEKGDRLSLYVLNISAVRFPQEATYFGAFMIN; from the exons ATGACAGGAAAAACGACTTTCTCTCTGTCATGCGAACACTCTGGAAAACACTGTCGGAACATGACATCAAACTTACCAATCAGCCCCAATTATAGCCAGCTGGACGAAAACATATCTGAAAACAAAACTGCAAAAGGGCAGTACATATTCTTATTGATTCTGACTTTAATATTAAGCACGGAGACGTTTATCACGGCTTTCCTTCTTTATGACTTCTCCGAGGATATTCAAAGA actcgTGAAACTGGCAAAGATGGAGGGTATCCAATCCACTGTCTCTCCACAGATCTTACTCAACCGACAAATCAAGCAGGTTTCGCAAGCTGTGACTTGTTCAATCAAGAACTGAAACAAACCGCACAGCAG AGGCTGTTGATGGACATACAGAATTATGTACTGGAAACATTAGgag AACATAACGTCACTGAGATTTTCAAACCAGCTGTGCACGTCGGGGCAAAACAAGAGCTTAAACAATATCAAAGGCTGCAGAAAGATG ACGGAGTTCGTGCACTGGATCGCATACAGTGGGACAACATGAACGGCCAGTTCAGTCAGGAAGGGTTAATGCGCCTGAGTTCCGATGGAGAAATAGCGGTGCCACACGACGGCATTTACTTTGTTTTCTCTCAGGTTAATTTCGAAACACAATTAGGAAAGATTATGCACTTTACGCAGTACTTATACAAGACGACAGCATCCTATCCACTACCAGTGATGCTCGCTAAATCTGTAGTGACTCCCTGCGTGAGCATAAACTCGAATGCACAGCTTTATTCCAGTCATCAGGGGGCGCTGTTTCGCTTGGAAAAGGGCGATAGGCTCTCCTTGTACGTGCTGAATATAAGCGCCGTTCGCTTCCCACAGGAAGCTACTTACTTCGGTGCTTTCATGATTAACTAA
- the LOC128011929 gene encoding non-POU domain-containing octamer-binding protein-like isoform X2 — MQGNRGPRSEQQNHGPLRQQPNPQQEPQRKPSGADSNGQHTDAGEQSSPNAAFTIDMQNFRKPGEKTYTQRSRLFVGNLPTGTTEEDVEKLFSKYGKPSEIFINKERGFGFIRLETKTLADIAKAELDDTVFRGRQIRVRFATHGAALTVKNLPQFVSNELLEEAFSMFGPIERAIVIVDDRGRPTGKGIVEFANKPSARKALDRCGDGAFLLSAFPRPVTVEPMDQLDEDEGLPERLINKNPLYHKEREQPPRFAQPGSFEYEYAMRWKALMEMEKQQFEQVDRNIKEAQEKLEAEMEAARHEHQVMLMRQDLLRRQEELRRMEEAHNQEVQKRKQMELRQEEERRRREEELRAHSEDLMRRQQGQGGNFSEKRDPDMRMHMGGQGMAMNRNPMGGNTATAGAASLASSEGSAGNPGGLPLPFPRPGPPVDFGPNKRRRF, encoded by the exons ATGCAAGGAAACAGAGGACCCCGTTCAGAGCAGCAGAATCACGGGCCGCTCCGACAGCAGCCCAACCCCCAGCAGGAACCACAGAGGAAGCCTTCAGGAGCTGACAGCAATGGACAACACACTGATGCTGGAGAGCAGAGTAGCCCAA ATGCTGCTTTCACTATAGACATGCAGAACTTCAGGAAGCCAGGTGAGAAGACCTACACGCAGAGGAGCAGGCTGTTTGTGGGGAACCTGCCCACAGGAACCACAGAGGAGGATGTGGAAAAGCTCTTCTCCAAGTATGGGAAACCTTCTGAGATTTTCATCAACAAGGAAAGAGGCTTTGGCTTCATTAGGCTG GAAACAAAGACTCTTGCGGACATAGCAAAAGCAGAACTGGATGACACTGTGTTCCGAGGTCGCCAGATCCGTGTGCGTTTTGCGACTCATGGCGCTGCACTGACTGTCAAGAACCTGCCTCAGTTTGTGTCCAATGAGCTCCTGGAGGAGGCCTTCTCCATGTTTGGTCCGATCGAACGGGCCATTGTCATCGTCGATGATCGTGGCAGGCCAACTGGGAAGGGCATTGTGGAGTTTGCCAACAAACCGTCTGCCAGGAAAGCTCTGGACCGTTGCGGAGACGGAGCCTTTCTCCTCTCAGC TTTCCCCAGGCCTGTCACGGTGGAGCCAATGGATCAGCTTGATGAGGATGAGGGACTTCCTGAGAGACTTATTAACAAAAATCCACTATATCACAA AGAGCGTGAGCAGCCACCCCGGTTCGCTCAGCCAGGCTCCTTTGAATACGAGTATGCTATGCGCTGGAAGGCCTTAATGGAAATGGAAAAGCAGCAATTCGAGCAGGTTGATAGAAACATCAAAGAGGCCCAAGAGAAGCTGGAGGCCGAAATGGAAGCAGCACGACATGAGCACCAAGTCATGCTGATGAGACAAG ATCTCCTGCGCAGACAGGAAGAGTTGAGGAGAATGGAGGAGGCTCATAACCAGGAAGTCCAGAAACGGAAACAGATGGAGCTGCGTCAGGAGGAGGAGCGacggaggagagaggaggagctCCGTGCCCATTCTGAGGACTTGATGAGGAGACAGCAGGGGCAGGGAGGCAACTTCTCTGAGAAA aggGATCCAGACATGAGGATGCATATGGGAG GTCAGGGAATGGCCATGAACAGGAACCCAATGGGTGGAAATACCGCAACAGCAGGAGCTGCCAGCTTGGCTTCAAGTGAG GGGTCTGCTGGTAATCCAGGTGGTCTCCCTCTTCCCTTCCCTCGTCCTGGACCTCCAGTTGACTTTGGCCCCAACAAACGCCGCAGATTCTGA